Proteins from a single region of Mytilus trossulus isolate FHL-02 chromosome 2, PNRI_Mtr1.1.1.hap1, whole genome shotgun sequence:
- the LOC134705697 gene encoding uncharacterized protein LOC134705697: protein MDVIQRRLFDIQGIEKQNFKAKQNKKFKRDRLNQQSSVFEEDPILNLLKESKSKQPRKRRFKKQKHAVQDKLVVNLSSIELTTSEEKLLSKGLNFCPAPATVNNLQLETDVEAFARRLRLKEHFNRQQKKNLKEAGMNESEYESDEGDICIPKFKKKSTWNPPKSKNDNLESFITSVKAEVRSSISGKQVRNISKSESQAMINLKDRDEIVIKQADKGSAVVVMNKADYIEEGNRQLSNAKFYKELTCDPTKEISKKINDALSEMNKDKQIDDDTYDYLRPDETCTAGRFYLLPKLHKEGIPGRPIVSANGHPTEKNSEFVDYHLRPHVQQLPSHIQDTTDYLKKMNSLSPLPNNTILVSMDVCSLYTNIPKDEGIAACEKVWNTRKDKHPQTDCLVQLLKLVLENNNFIFNDKHFLQIDGTSMGTKMAPSFANIFMGDLEERILLSVPYKPLSWLRFIDDIDMKWNDTAEHLQDFLDHCNQFHHSIKFTSEFSSEKIAFLDTTTFVKNGVMTTDLHTKKTDKHQFLSPKSCHPKHCSRSIPYSQAIRLKRICSSESKLNYRLGQLKTQLKSRGYKTKNITDAFDKAKEKDRASLMEYKNKATRADRIPFVVTFHPDLTNISSSIRKHWRLIENDSSLKEIFPSPPLIAYRRPKNLKDILVTSKVKKQETSKFGCYKQCGRRNCKCCKAANTDHSFSSTVTKQRYNIYVTSNCKTENSIYILTCGTCKLQYVGETETTFNIRLNNHRSFYTKGRNCPITRHLLRTGHTFENITFQIIEVNQNWDSEMRKKRERFWMHQLRTLEPDGLNERDEKQFYPKAKE, encoded by the coding sequence ATGGACGTAATTCAAAGACGACTATTCGACATTCAAGGAATAgagaaacaaaatttcaaagctaaacaaaataaaaaattcaaacgagaccGTTTAAACCAACAAAGTTCCGTTTTTGAAGAAGATCcaattttaaacttgttaaaAGAGAGTAAATCAAAACAACCGAGGAAAAGgcgttttaaaaaacaaaaacacgcAGTTCAAGATAAGTTAGTTGTAAATCTGTCATCAATAGAACTAACTACCTCTGAGGAAAAACTATTGAGTAAAGGCCTTAATTTTTGTCCAGCTCCAGCAACCGTCAACAATTTACAACTTGAGACAGATGTAGAAGCATTTGCCAGGCGTCTCCGGTTGAAAGAACATTTCAATAGACAacagaagaaaaatttaaaagaagccGGAATGAATGAATCTGAGTATGAGAGTGATGAAGGAGACATATGCAtcccaaaatttaaaaagaaaagtacaTGGAATCCCCCTAAAAGCAAAAACGACAATTTGGAATCATTCATTACATCAGTCAAAGCTGAGGTCAGATCTTCAATCAGTGGTAAACAAGtcagaaatatttcaaagtcaGAAAGTCAAGCCATGATTAACTTAAAAGACCGTGACGAAATTGTTATCAAACAAGCTGATAAAGGAAGTGCCGTTGTAGTGATGAACAAGGCAGACTACATCGAAGAAGGAAATCGTCAACTCTCAAACgctaaattttataaagaacTAACATGTGATCCAACAAAAGAAATCAGCAAAAAAATTAATGACGCCCTCTCAGAAatgaataaagataaacaaattgATGACGATACGTACGATTATCTACGCCCAGACGAAACGTGCACAGCCGGTCGATTTTACTTACTTCCAAAACTTCACAAAGAAGGGATTCCAGGGAGACCTATAGTATCAGCTAATGGCCATCCCACcgaaaaaaattctgaatttgtTGATTACCATCTCAGACCACATGTTCAACAACTCCCATCTCATATTCAAGATACGACtgactatttaaagaaaatgaattccTTAAGTCCTTTACCCAACAACACAATTTTGGTTTCAATGGATGTGTGTTCTTTATACACAAATATTCCAAAAGATGAAGGAATAGCCGCGTGTGAAAAAGTATGGAATACTCGAAAGGATAAACATCCCCAAACTGACTGTCTAGTTCAATTGCTCAAGCTAGTTCTTGAAAATAACAACTTTATTTTCAACGACAAGCACTTTTTACAGATTGACGGAACTAGTATGGGAACAAAAATGGCACCTTCTTTTGCCAACATTTTTATGGGGGATCTCGAAGAACGCATCCTTTTGAGTGTGCCATACAAACCTTTGTCATGGCTCCGTTTTATTGATGATATTGACATGAAATGGAACGATACTGCAGAACATTTGCAAGATTTCTTAGATCATTGTAATCAGTTCCatcattcaattaaatttacatcTGAATTTTCAAGCGAGAAAATTGCTTTTCTCGACACCACCACATTTGTAAAAAACGGGGTCATGACAACTGACCTCCACACAAAGAAAACTGATAAACACCAGTTCCTTTCTCCAAAAAGTTGTCATCCGAAACACTGCTCCAGGAGTATACCTTACAGTCAAGCCATCAGACTAAAGCGAATTTGCTCCTCTGAATCCAAACTTAACTATCGTTTGGGACAACTAAAAACACAGCTGAAATCAAGAGGatataaaaccaaaaacatcacAGACGCTTTTGATAAAGCTAAAGAAAAAGATCGAGCTAGCCTCAtggaatacaaaaataaggcgACCCGTGCAGATAGAATTCCGTTTGTTGTAACATTCCATCCcgatttgacaaatatttcatcttctATCCGAAAGCACTGGCGTCTAATCGAAAATGACTCGTCCTTAAAAGAAATTTTTCCATCACCTCCTCTGATTGCCTATCGCAGACCCAAAAATCTCAAAGACATACTTGTGACATCAAAAgtaaagaaacaagaaacttcaaaatttgggTGTTACAAACAATGCGGTAGAAGGAACTGTAAGTGCTGTAAAGCCGCCAACACTGACCACTCTTTCAGCAGCACAGTAACAAAGCAGCGATACAACATCTATGTTACATCTAATTGCAAAACGgaaaatagtatttatattcTTACTTGTGGAACTTGCAAGCTGCAGTATGTTGGTGAAACAGAAACCACATTTAACATCAGACTAAACAATCATCGGTCGTTTTATACAAAAGGAAGAAACTGTCCAATTACGAGACACCTCTTAAGAACAGGacacacttttgaaaatatcacctTTCAAATAATTGAGGTAAACCAAAATTGGGACtcagaaatgagaaaaaagagAGAAAGGTTCTGGATGCATCAGCTACGTACTCTTGAACCTGATGGACTTAATGAGAGGGATGAAAAACAGTTCTACCCGAAAGCAAAGGAATAA